A section of the Labrus bergylta chromosome 21, fLabBer1.1, whole genome shotgun sequence genome encodes:
- the hrc gene encoding sarcoplasmic reticulum histidine-rich calcium-binding protein isoform X1, whose product MAPVRGWVVGLLLVLLSPSQLPLSGVVSAQDVAEAEEGLSRNEEEVVAEEAAEGDNGAGEEEIAEEEDGGEAEEEETVEQEEEEEEEEEVEEVAEEDEEEEEVAEAAEEEEAEEEEEEAVEEEEAEEEEEEEVEEAVEEEEAEEEEEEEVEEAVEEEEAEEEEEEEEEVEEAAEEEEEEEEEEEEVDEAAEEEEEEEEEEEAEEEEEAEEEEAAEEEKDVEEEEEEVEEEAADEEDDDAEEDAEDTVAEEEEEEEEEEDADEEAEAENEEEEEEEEASEDDDEDETEEEELAGEEEADDAEEEEEDVAVQNTTDALEDEDLPTDDDAAEVEDDVTEEEPVADLLQFHPGSLCSVCSICEHCSKNCGECPCEEGDESEHCEHCQECSSCYLCPLLCDTICTPGGLIDELTGSLFQSFSSLL is encoded by the exons ATGGCTCCTGTGAGAGGCTGGGTGGTGGGACTCCTGCTGGTGCTCCTGAGCCCCTCTCAGCTCCCGCTCTCTGGTGTGGTGAGTGCCCAGGACGTGGCCGAGGCAGAGGAAGGCCTTTCCAGAAATGAAGAGGAGGTGGTGGCTGAAGAGGCCGCTGAGGGTGACAATGGTGCTGGTGAAGAAGAGATAGCGGAGGAGGAAGATGGgggagaagcagaagaagaagagactgtggaacaggaggaggaggaggaggaagaggaagaagtggaggaggtagcggaggaagatgaggaggaggaagaggtggcgGAAGCtgctgaggaagaagaggcggaagaagaggaggaggaagctgttgaagaagaggaggctgaggaggaagaggaagaagaggtagaggaagctgttgaagaagaggaggctgaggaggaagaggaagaggaagtggaggaagctgttgaagaagaggaggctgaggaggaggaggaagaggaagaagaggtggaggaagctgctgaggaagaggaggaggaggaggaggaggaagaagaggtggatgaagctgctgaagaagaggaggaggaggaagaagaggaagaagcagaggaggaagaagaggctgaggaggaggaagcagcagaggaggagaaagatgttgaggaagaagaggaggaagtagAGGAAGAGGCTGCagatgaggaagatgatgaCGCTGAAGAGGACGCTGAGGACACAgtagcagaggaagaagaagaagaagaggaggaggaggatgcagaTGAGGAAGCTGAAgctgaaaatgaggaagaagaggaggaggaagaggcctctgaagatgatgatgaagacgaaactgaggaagaggagctaGCCGGAGAAGAGGAGGCTGATgatgctgaagaagaagaagaggatgttGCTGTACAGAACACAACTGATGCACTGGAAGATGAAG ATTTGCCAACAGATGACGATGCAGCAGAAGTCGAAGATGATGTAACTGAAGAGGAGCCAGTCGCTGACTTGCTCCAATTCCACCCGGGCTCTTTGTGTAGTGTTTGCTCCATCTGTGAG CACTGCTCCAAAAACTGTGGGGAGTGCCCTTGTGAAGAGGGAGACGAGTCAGAGCACTGTGAACATTGCCAA GAATGTTCATCCTGCTACCTTTGCCCATTACTTTGTGACACAATTTGCACGCCAG gtggcCTTATTGACGAGCTAACTGGATCCCTCTTTCA gtctttttcctctcttctttaA
- the LOC109989045 gene encoding transient receptor potential cation channel subfamily M member 4: MRDTGEGGGGGDHISKSEKDQTWIPKIIKKRVCTTFVEDSFSNGALCQCGGARDEHASVALGDYFSTAIVNHWDSAQHSSEYPTDAFGELKFAGASKRHSSYLRLSWDTPPSIVYTLMTAHWGLPSPNLVVSVVGGEGRTKVKTWVREVLRQGLVKASQSTGAWIMTAGLREGVGRCVGEAVRDHATAASSMSLNKVVALGIAPWGLVHNRQQLVNPQGSFPAKYYVQNTSRDSCCLDNNYQAFLLVDDGSEGRRGGETGFRAKLEDFISHQRTGIWGSGSIDIPVICMLVSGDTSLLERVDLSLKTSMPWLVLAGSGGLADFLSDVLENLSSAPAAVQSSGEADSEAGPSVDLKDRLAERFKKHFPTEAEPDKLVERALSIYQNRDLITIYHGEQEGPNDFDTVLLKALVGASKHRASVDDSPYSEELKLAVTWNRVDIAKSELFNGDIQWRYEDLEDSMTDALVNDKPQFVRLFTENGLNILDYLTYGRLESLYYSVADSTLLYQLLQRRLVERLGTAAHVTSSNLPESSSKVAAENIHSGPSTEISLFEVEGVLELLMGDVCQPFYYSALGLGQISHRRRALRRVGKLLRGDCMYREKRCLFPWASLFIWAVLQNRSEMAMFFWEMAGESVLSALSGCKMLRELSKLEVQTETELSMKELAQKFENLAHDVFSSCYRSNESRSFTLLIRKSPVWGGTTCLQMGMGADARLFFSHDGVQSLLSQIWWGDMKRNTEVWKLMLTFFCPVLCYTNLISYREQEDNQQEEQGKPNEDGPGKDSDSLYGTTIFSFSDIKHIDADVQVPLSPMTATIKGMPYSHRPPKRPFIVSRWRQFWFAPVTSFLGNVLMYFLFLLLFAYVLLVDFAPPPPAGPAITECVLYFWVFTIVCEEIRETFFLGTKTLRQRIRVYIQDVWNKCDLIAVTLFIIGLICRMFDWSYGFGRDVLCVDFMVFTIRLLHIFAIHKELGPKIIIVGKMVKDIFFFLFFLGVWQMAYGVANQALLYSYDPKLDRIFRRVFYRPYLHIFGQIPVEQMDVGKDWDMPCTDNVTLIKSGYEPCRTLHNNWLVVILLVVFLLVTNILLINLLIAMFSNTFSEVQANSDIYWKFQRYNLIVQYHCRPSLAPPFIILSHINLFIKRIIRKVPSIKIHQFVLQLTGKAANRLMTWETIQKEDFLTAQYTIQKSSDSERLKRMSVKVDGVIKHLTESRDFDHRLRALETEMEYCSNALTWIVDTLAQGSTFKPPRPPPTLRDAFPSSSNAS; encoded by the exons TACCTGCGTCTGTCATGGGACACACCCCCATCTATCGTCTACACCTTGATGACGGCCCACTGGGGTCTCCCCTCACCCAACCTGGTGGTTTCTGTGGTGGGTGGAGAAGGCAGGACAAAGGTGAAGACTTGGGTACGCGAGGTGCTCAGGCAGGGACTGGTGAAAGCCTCTCAAAGTACAG GTGCGTGGATAATGACAGCCGGCCTGCGTGAAGGTGTTGGCAGGTGTGTAGGAGAAGCGGTGAGGGATCATGCCACTGCAGCCTCGTCCATGTCTCTCAACAAGGTGGTGGCTCTGGGCATCGCTCCCTGGGGCCTTGTGCACAACAGACAGCAGTTGGTCAACCCTCAG GGGAGCTTTCCTGCTAAATACTACGTCCAGAACACGTCCCGGGACTCCTGTTGCCTTGACAACAACTACCAGGCGTTTCTGCTGGTTGACGATGGGAGTGAAGGccgaagaggaggagagacgggtTTCAGGGCCAAACTGGAAGACTTCATCTCCCATCAGCGAACAGGCATCTGGG gcAGTGGCAGCATTGACATTCCAGTCATCTGTATGCTGGTATCAGGGGACACAAGCCTGCTGGAG AGAGTGGATCTGTCTCTGAAGACCTCCATGCCGTGGCTGGTGCTGGCCGGATCAGGAGGCCTCGCTGACTTCTTGAGCGATGTCTTGGAGAATCTGTCATCGGCCCCGGCGGCGGTGCAGTCCTCTGGTGAGGCAGACAGCGAGGCGGGTCCCAGCGTGGATCTGAAGGACAGACTGGCAGAACGGTTTAAGAAGCACTTCCCTACTGAAGCGGAGCCAGACAAACTGGTGGAACGG GCTCTGAGCATCTACCAGAACAGAGACTTGATCACAATCTACCATGGAGAGCAGGAGGGCCCAAATGACTTTGATACAGTCCTGCTaaaagctttggtgggag ctaGCAAACATCGTGCGTCCGTTGATGACAGCCCTTACAGTGAAGAGCTGAAGCTTGCAGTCACGTGGAACAGGGTGGACATCGCCAAGAGTGAACTCTTCAACGGAGACATCCAGTGGAGG TATGAAGACTTGGAGGACTCCATGACAGACGCCCTGGTTAACGACAAGCCTCAATTTGTGCGCCTCTTCACGGAGAACGGCCTCAACATCCTGGACTATCTGACATACGGTAGACTGGAGAGCCTGTATTACTCTGTGGCTGACAGCACGTTGCTTTACCAGCTTCTACAGCGACGCTTAGTGGAGAGACTAGGTACTGCAGCtcatgtgacatcatcaaaccTGCCGGAGTCTTCCTCCAAAGTGGCCGCAGAGAACATTCATAGCGGCCCTTCAACGGAGATCAGCCTTTTTGAG gtTGAGGGGGTTCTGGAGCTGTTAATGGGGGATGTCTGCCAGCCGTTTTACTACAGTGCTTTGGGATTAGGACAGATCTCACATAGGAGAAGAGCTCTGAGG CGTGTCGGTAAGCTGCTGCGTGGAGACTGTATGTACAGAGAAAAGCGCTGCCTCTTCCCCTGGGCTTCACTCTTCATCTGGGCCGTCCTTCAAAACCGCAGCGAGATGGCCATGTTCTTCTGggagatg GCAGGCGAGTCGGTGCTGAGCGCGCTGAGTGGCTGTAAGATGCTGAGGGAACTGTCCAAGCTGGAGGTCCAGACTGAAACCGAGCTGTCCATGAAAGAGCTCGCTCAGAAGTTTGAGAACCTGGCACACG ATGTCTTCAGCTCTTGTTACCGGAGCAACGAGAGTCGCTCTTTCACCCTGCTTATCAGGAAATCTCCCGTTTGGGGCGGCACTACCTGCCTCCAGATGGGCATGGGCGCCGACGCAAGACTTTTCTTCAGCCATGATGGAGTACAG TCTCTGCTGTCTCAGATCTGGTGGGGCGAcatgaagagaaacacagaggtgTGGAAGCTAATGCTCACATTCTTCTGCCCAGTCCTCTGCTACACCAACCTCATCTCCTACAG GGAACAAGAAGATAATCAGCAAGAGGAGCAGGGGAAGCCTAATGAAGACGGACCAGGCAAAGACAGCGACAGCCTCTATGGGACCACAATCTTCTCTTTCTCGGACATcaaacacat TGATGCTGATGTACAAGTACCGCTTTCTCCCATGACAGCTACAATCAAAG GCATGCCCTACTCTCACAGACCGCCAAAGCGTCCATTCATCGTGTCAAGATGGCGTCAGTTCTGGTTCGCACCTGTCACCTCATTTTTGGGTAACGTCCTGATGTACTTCCttttcctgctgctgtttgcGTACGTGCTGTTGGTGGACTTTGCGCCCCCGCCGCCTGCAGGCCCGGCCATCACTGAGTGCGTGCTGTACTTCTGGGTTTTCACCATCGTGTGCGAGGAGATCAGGGAG ACGTTCTTTCTGGGCACGAAGACTTTGCGTCAGAGGATTCGAGTGTACATTCAGGACGTTTGGAACAAGTGTGACCTCATTGCCGTCACGCTGTTCATCATAGGACTTATCTGCAG GATGTTCGATTGGTCGTATGGATTTGGCCGAGATGTCCTGTGTGTGGACTTCATGGTCTTCACCATCCGTCTCCTTCACATCTTTGCCATTCACAAAGAGCTGGGACCAAAAATTATCATTGTTGGCAAGATG GTGaaggatatcttcttcttcctcttcttcctgggGGTGTGGCAAATGGCATACGGTGTAGCCAATCAGGCCTTGCTCTACTCCTATGACCCTAAACTTGATCGCATCTTTCGCCGGGTTTTCTACAGGCCATATTTGCACATATTTGGACAAATTCCTGTGGAACAGATGGATG TGGGGAAGGACTGGGACATGCCATGCACAGACAACGTGACTCTGATTAAGAGCGGTTATGAGCCGTGCAGAACTCTTCACAATAACTGGCTGGTGGTGATCCTGctggttgtttttctgctggTCACCAACATCCTGCTCATCAACCTGCTCATTGCCATGTTTAG CAACACCTTCTCTGAAGTGCAGGCTAAcagcgacatctactggaagTTCCAGCGCTACAACTTGATAGTTCAGTATCACTGCCGGCCTTCGCTTGCTCCTCCCTTTATCATCCTCTCTCATATAAACCTCTTCATCAAGAGGATCATCAGAAAGGTGCCCTCCATCAAGATCCACCAATTCG TTCTGCAGTTAACGGGAAAAGCTGCTAACAGACTAATGACGTGGGAAACCATCCAGAAGGAGGACTTCCTGACTGCCCAGTACACAATCCAGAAAAGTAGCGACTCTGAGAGGCTCAAACGGATGTCTGTCAA GGTGGATGGTGTCATAAAACATTTGACTGAGAGCAGAGATTTTgaccacagactgagagctctGGAAACTGAG ATGGAGTATTGCTCTAACGCTCTCACCTGGATTGTGGATACTTTGGCACAAGGAAGCACATTCAAACCTCCCCGGCCTCCACCTACATTAAGAG ATGCTTTCCCCTCTTCTTCCAATGCTTCCTGA
- the hrc gene encoding sarcoplasmic reticulum histidine-rich calcium-binding protein isoform X2 → MAPVRGWVVGLLLVLLSPSQLPLSGVVSAQDVAEAEEGLSRNEEEVVAEEAAEGDNGAGEEEIAEEEDGGEAEEEETVEQEEEEEEEEEVEEVAEEDEEEEEVAEAAEEEEAEEEEEEAVEEEEAEEEEEEEVEEAVEEEEAEEEEEEEVEEAVEEEEAEEEEEEEEEVEEAAEEEEEEEEEEEEVDEAAEEEEEEEEEEEAEEEEEAEEEEAAEEEKDVEEEEEEVEEEAADEEDDDAEEDAEDTVAEEEEEEEEEEDADEEAEAENEEEEEEEEASEDDDEDETEEEELAGEEEADDAEEEEEDVAVQNTTDALEDEDDDAAEVEDDVTEEEPVADLLQFHPGSLCSVCSICEHCSKNCGECPCEEGDESEHCEHCQECSSCYLCPLLCDTICTPGGLIDELTGSLFQSFSSLL, encoded by the exons ATGGCTCCTGTGAGAGGCTGGGTGGTGGGACTCCTGCTGGTGCTCCTGAGCCCCTCTCAGCTCCCGCTCTCTGGTGTGGTGAGTGCCCAGGACGTGGCCGAGGCAGAGGAAGGCCTTTCCAGAAATGAAGAGGAGGTGGTGGCTGAAGAGGCCGCTGAGGGTGACAATGGTGCTGGTGAAGAAGAGATAGCGGAGGAGGAAGATGGgggagaagcagaagaagaagagactgtggaacaggaggaggaggaggaggaagaggaagaagtggaggaggtagcggaggaagatgaggaggaggaagaggtggcgGAAGCtgctgaggaagaagaggcggaagaagaggaggaggaagctgttgaagaagaggaggctgaggaggaagaggaagaagaggtagaggaagctgttgaagaagaggaggctgaggaggaagaggaagaggaagtggaggaagctgttgaagaagaggaggctgaggaggaggaggaagaggaagaagaggtggaggaagctgctgaggaagaggaggaggaggaggaggaggaagaagaggtggatgaagctgctgaagaagaggaggaggaggaagaagaggaagaagcagaggaggaagaagaggctgaggaggaggaagcagcagaggaggagaaagatgttgaggaagaagaggaggaagtagAGGAAGAGGCTGCagatgaggaagatgatgaCGCTGAAGAGGACGCTGAGGACACAgtagcagaggaagaagaagaagaagaggaggaggaggatgcagaTGAGGAAGCTGAAgctgaaaatgaggaagaagaggaggaggaagaggcctctgaagatgatgatgaagacgaaactgaggaagaggagctaGCCGGAGAAGAGGAGGCTGATgatgctgaagaagaagaagaggatgttGCTGTACAGAACACAACTGATGCACTGGAAGATGAAG ATGACGATGCAGCAGAAGTCGAAGATGATGTAACTGAAGAGGAGCCAGTCGCTGACTTGCTCCAATTCCACCCGGGCTCTTTGTGTAGTGTTTGCTCCATCTGTGAG CACTGCTCCAAAAACTGTGGGGAGTGCCCTTGTGAAGAGGGAGACGAGTCAGAGCACTGTGAACATTGCCAA GAATGTTCATCCTGCTACCTTTGCCCATTACTTTGTGACACAATTTGCACGCCAG gtggcCTTATTGACGAGCTAACTGGATCCCTCTTTCA gtctttttcctctcttctttaA
- the hrc gene encoding sarcoplasmic reticulum histidine-rich calcium-binding protein isoform X3 — protein sequence MAPVRGWVVGLLLVLLSPSQLPLSGVVSAQDVAEAEEGLSRNEEEVVAEEAAEGDNGAGEEEIAEEEDGGEAEEEETVEQEEEEEEEEEVEEVAEEDEEEEEVAEAAEEEEAEEEEEEAVEEEEAEEEEEEEVEEAVEEEEAEEEEEEEVEEAVEEEEAEEEEEEEEEVEEAAEEEEEEEEEEEEVDEAAEEEEEEEEEEEAEEEEEAEEEEAAEEEKDVEEEEEEVEEEAADEEDDDAEEDAEDTVAEEEEEEEEEEDADEEAEAENEEEEEEEEASEDDDEDETEEEELAGEEEADDAEEEEEDVAVQNTTDALEDEDLPTDDDAAEVEDDVTEEEPVADLLQFHPGSLCSVCSICEHCSKNCGECPCEEGDESEHCEHCQECSSCYLCPLLCDTICTPGGLIDELTGSLFQ from the exons ATGGCTCCTGTGAGAGGCTGGGTGGTGGGACTCCTGCTGGTGCTCCTGAGCCCCTCTCAGCTCCCGCTCTCTGGTGTGGTGAGTGCCCAGGACGTGGCCGAGGCAGAGGAAGGCCTTTCCAGAAATGAAGAGGAGGTGGTGGCTGAAGAGGCCGCTGAGGGTGACAATGGTGCTGGTGAAGAAGAGATAGCGGAGGAGGAAGATGGgggagaagcagaagaagaagagactgtggaacaggaggaggaggaggaggaagaggaagaagtggaggaggtagcggaggaagatgaggaggaggaagaggtggcgGAAGCtgctgaggaagaagaggcggaagaagaggaggaggaagctgttgaagaagaggaggctgaggaggaagaggaagaagaggtagaggaagctgttgaagaagaggaggctgaggaggaagaggaagaggaagtggaggaagctgttgaagaagaggaggctgaggaggaggaggaagaggaagaagaggtggaggaagctgctgaggaagaggaggaggaggaggaggaggaagaagaggtggatgaagctgctgaagaagaggaggaggaggaagaagaggaagaagcagaggaggaagaagaggctgaggaggaggaagcagcagaggaggagaaagatgttgaggaagaagaggaggaagtagAGGAAGAGGCTGCagatgaggaagatgatgaCGCTGAAGAGGACGCTGAGGACACAgtagcagaggaagaagaagaagaagaggaggaggaggatgcagaTGAGGAAGCTGAAgctgaaaatgaggaagaagaggaggaggaagaggcctctgaagatgatgatgaagacgaaactgaggaagaggagctaGCCGGAGAAGAGGAGGCTGATgatgctgaagaagaagaagaggatgttGCTGTACAGAACACAACTGATGCACTGGAAGATGAAG ATTTGCCAACAGATGACGATGCAGCAGAAGTCGAAGATGATGTAACTGAAGAGGAGCCAGTCGCTGACTTGCTCCAATTCCACCCGGGCTCTTTGTGTAGTGTTTGCTCCATCTGTGAG CACTGCTCCAAAAACTGTGGGGAGTGCCCTTGTGAAGAGGGAGACGAGTCAGAGCACTGTGAACATTGCCAA GAATGTTCATCCTGCTACCTTTGCCCATTACTTTGTGACACAATTTGCACGCCAG gtggcCTTATTGACGAGCTAACTGGATCCCTCTTTCAGTAA